In the Calditrichota bacterium genome, ATGCTCATGCAATTGCAGCAGGCCGTAAAAAGTGCGGGTGTTTCCCCAAAGGTTCGTCGTGCCGTGCAAAAGTTTTTGTCCACAGACATCCCGGCCGTTGCCCGGTTCTGCGGAGTGGACAGGGATGGCACACTGCCCGGCGTGGAGGGATTGAGGGGCGTTCGAAAGGTAGCCGACCGGCGCTGGGAAAAAATAACCCAAGTGAGGCGGAAAATGGCGAAATTACTCATTGAAATAAAAAAACGCCATGAAAAATGACGTGCTTTTTTTGGACTCAGGTAATCATTTCAGAAGAATTTACGAATGAACGACGTGAGTTTACTCCAAAAGCAAAAAGTGATTTTGTTTTTGAGAAGTAAAGAAGCGTATCAAAATTTCAAAATCTGCTGACGAGGCAGGTTTGTCGTGAAGTGGTGTCATTGCGAGTCCGCGCTGGCGGACGAAGCAATCTCTTAAAATAGCAAATTTATGGGAGAGTTAGCTATGAAGATTAAATTCATTGCGATTGCTATTTTTATTCTTTTGGCAGCCGGGTGTCAACAGCCTCATCCGCCTCAGACCATCGATCTTTCCATGAACTGGTGCTTTTCTCCTGACAAAAAGGATCGTGGCATGTCCGAAAAGTGGTATGCCGTCGATTTTGACGATTCCAACTGGGACACGCTCAACGCCGGCCTGCGCTGGGAAGACCAGGGCTACCCGGATCTGGACGGCACGGCGTGGTACCGGAAGTCCGTCCTCATTCCGGCCGCGTGGAAAGGCAAAAAAGTCTGGATGAAATTTCGAGCCGTAAACGACGCCTACACTCTCTTCGTCAATGGCGAATCGGTAGCGACCTTTGGAATGTCGCATCACTCCTACGCGGGACGTCCTTCCGTTGTGGATGTGACCAAACAAATCGAATTTGGAAAACCCAATCTCATTGCGGTGAAGGTGGTTGATTGGGGAAACAGCGGCGGTCTCTGGCGGCGGCCGGTTCTCATCACCACGGACCGATCCCAGACAAAATTGTTTCAACCGTTGTCCAAAAAACCATTTGATCCGGAAAAAGCGGGGTACCGGTTGTTCTGGGAAGACACGTTCGACGGCGACCGGCTGGACACCACCAAGTGGGAAGTACGCGGTGTGGGTCCCCGTGCGATGGGCTACGTAACGCCCGAGGCAGTGGAAGTGAAAAACGGATTTCTAAACCTCTATGCACTGCTGGAAAATGATTCCCTCAAAGTGGGGGCTGTGGGCACGCAGGGACGGTTTGAAACCACCTTCGGCTATTTTGAGTGCCGGGCCAAGCTTCCCAAAACCACGGGCAATTGGGCGGCTTTTTGGATTCAATCCCCAAAAATCTCCCAGGGAGAAGACCCGGCCAAGTTTGGAACGGAAATCGACATTTTTGAATATTTTAGAAATCAGGGGAAGGATTTTGTTTCGCACAACCTGCACTGGGCGTACGGGCCCCACCAAAAAACCTCCGGTTCATTCCTCAGCAAAGTTCCGGGGCTGGACAAGGGATTTCACACCTTTGCCGTGGAATGGACACCCGAAAAATACGCCTTTTTTGTGGACGGGATCAAGTACCACGAAGTCAAACAGGCGATTTCTCATATTGACGAATACATCATTCTCAGTTTTGAACCGGCGCGCTCGAAAGAAGACCTTGACGGCGCCACGTATCCGGATGTGTTTACAATCGACTACGTAAAAGTGTACAAAAAGAAGAACTAATTCAGGAGTGACCTATGCATTCATTCAAACTATTCTTTTCATTTGGGATGTTTGTCGTTCCCCTGCTTGCCGTGTTTTCGCTCACGGCCCTCGGCGCGCAAGGCAGCGGGGAAAAATCCATTGAAAAACGGGCCCGGGAATTGGTGCAACAAATGACGCTGGAAGAAAAACTGGGGCTCATTGTGGGAGACGGCCGCTTCATGCCAGCCGTGGATCCCCGGACA is a window encoding:
- a CDS encoding family 16 glycosylhydrolase, whose amino-acid sequence is MKIKFIAIAIFILLAAGCQQPHPPQTIDLSMNWCFSPDKKDRGMSEKWYAVDFDDSNWDTLNAGLRWEDQGYPDLDGTAWYRKSVLIPAAWKGKKVWMKFRAVNDAYTLFVNGESVATFGMSHHSYAGRPSVVDVTKQIEFGKPNLIAVKVVDWGNSGGLWRRPVLITTDRSQTKLFQPLSKKPFDPEKAGYRLFWEDTFDGDRLDTTKWEVRGVGPRAMGYVTPEAVEVKNGFLNLYALLENDSLKVGAVGTQGRFETTFGYFECRAKLPKTTGNWAAFWIQSPKISQGEDPAKFGTEIDIFEYFRNQGKDFVSHNLHWAYGPHQKTSGSFLSKVPGLDKGFHTFAVEWTPEKYAFFVDGIKYHEVKQAISHIDEYIILSFEPARSKEDLDGATYPDVFTIDYVKVYKKKN